The Aspergillus luchuensis IFO 4308 DNA, chromosome 4, nearly complete sequence DNA window TTAAactattataagtataaaataataaattatatacagatattcttacaggggagggaggagctggaaaaaaaataataaaaaacgaAATTTTGATCttaaagaaaaattttatataaaattctattaAAAATGCTGAGTCCTGAGCCCtgatttatatttctaaatagagatttattataaatatatcatcTCTTTAACCCAGTCTCTGTACAGGAGAAGCAGTAGTTTATCTGTGTGGGAGGCGCGTGGTTAAGGGGCAGGATACTCAAAGAGGGACGGAAAGTTGGCGAACAATAGTGCTTACCTCCAGTGTGTGACTGTCCAGCGTTAATATAACTGCATTTATATTACGTGATTGCCAGATCAATGTCTAACGGATTGCACGTTAAGTCTGACCTTTCTACATTCCAATACTCTAGGCTgcgcaaaaaaaaaagccggGCCGTTCGAGACGTTATTAGTCTTATGCTAGACAAAACGATATCGTGGACCAAAGAGTTCTTTGTTCTCCTTCCCAATATTGCCCAATTTCTTGTATCCATAACACAAGTCTAGCCTAGCTTTATCTCTGCCCAAACATCACCGCGAAATGCAGCCTGAAAAGCCTTCCCCAAGCCTGCTCTCTCCCAAAGTCCgtgctcttcttttctctccagGAGCAGCACATAGTACACGTCCCATTCCGACTCCTCCCGCTCCTTGGGAATATAGTACGTCCAAGTGGGACATTCATCCATGGTGAATCCTTTTGCCTCCGACAATGCAATGAAGGTACACATATGACCATGTCGCTTAGCAGCACTCTCCTCATCTAAAACAATACTCCCGCACCAATCTCCCTCAGTATCGACGATATCACACCAACGCAGTCCAGCGCCTAAACCCTTGGCTACGGGTATCTTGCAAGGATCTCGAGCCATCACATACAGCTCGCTACGCCACGTGCAGAATTGGAGAATTGGCATGAACCGCGGGGTCTTCGATGATTTCTTCTTGCGTCCTACCTTTCTTCGAACCACCCCGAAGGGACTGTCAGGTATAATTGCAGCCAGTTCTGTGTCATCGTGAGGTATACTATCTGATATTAGACGTCCGTAATTATCCATTCTAGGCAGACTTTGGGAATTGATTGTGGCGTGCATTGGTGGTCGGGGAGCGTAGTGATATAACTTGTCACCATGTAGGGCTTTACCCTGTCGATTCAGTTCGGGATCATTCGAGCTAGAATCAGACCCTACAGGCACTGTCCTCTTCGAATTATGAAGTCTGTAGTGTTTGTTCGTCCTGTATGCGTATTTGTGGGTGTTGCGGTGTCTTTCACCATTACGGCGACCTCGTGAGACCTTTTCCGACATGGAGTGATATGCACCCCAGCTTCCTACAAATTGGTTTAGTAGTCCAATACTCAAGCGTTTTCTACCAAATTACTGACCAGATTCTGTACCCGTTGCGCCTTCTGACGTATCCTCGCGAGGATGGCGTCTTGAGGGGTCTCGACCTTTCGATGGCGAAGACCTCGAGGAATCCGAGTCGGAACTGGACGGATCACCTTGAGAAAGGTTTGACGATCGGCTTTGCCGAGTATCCTCAAAATAATCAGCCCGTCTTCTCGACGATCCGTTTCTAGCCTCTGAATGCCGCGACTGGGAGCTGAGAGAGCACGGTGCTGGATAGCCTCCCCAGAGCCCATCTCGTTTGGCCTGGGGTGCTGGATCAGAACGTGGCTTAGAATCCCTCGATATAAAATCCCACAACGGTTGCAAACGCCCTTTCTGATCGCGAACATGCCACTGGATCCAAGTGTGGGAAACGAGCCATTCTTGAATGTTTCCTGAACAACTTTCCAACATCCCCGGTTGATATTCCGTTCTTGCCCCTATCCACCCTGCCCAGGCCCAAGTGGGAAATTCCTCGCCCCGGAGATAATCGTGCTCTGCTCGACAGGTACAGTTCCCCTGGTCGTCAACGGTACAAGTCTGTTGTCGAATTTGTGACCCGCGACCTGGTTTTCGCCAACTCGAAGCCTCTGACAGGCTCCACAATAGGGCTAGATCAAAGTGAGAGGCTGGCAGACCAAAAACGAATGTGGTATTCATATAACGTTCTAAAAGCCACGACACGCCACGAAAGGCAGCGAGTGCATCACGTTGGTTCGTCAGATGACGCCCCGAATACATTCTGACGTACGACATGTAGGACCATAGAGGCCGGCTTTGCAACAGCTGCAGTGTTCGCAGTGGAGAGGTGATTGGATCGAGCGACAGCCCTTTGCTACGTCCATCCGTGTGAATGTCCTGTGAGATGCTGATCTCCCGGCATTGCCAATAAGCGCGACCCTCAGCAAAAATGAGACAGCGGCGCGACAGAATACGTTCTTGAAAGGTCCAAGCACGCTTACTCCAGATCGAATCGCCGATAACCGCTTCCAATGGCCTTGATACCATGAGGCGAACGCCAGGACCACATTCAGCATTCATAGGCTGTGAATCAACCTCGTTCAGATCCTCAGGGTCAAATACCGAAGCCATAGCCTCCCGTGGACTTGCCACCGGTCGCATGGTTCGTAGGACCGGTTTCACTGCACGAAGTCCAACGGAGGAATCCTCACCGTCAGCGGCACAGATGGTGAATTGGGCATTGCCGTACACCAGATGCATTGCGCTGGCGTTCAATTGCCAAGAGCTTTTGCTATCTTGGACAATACAAAGTGAATCGATCCAAAGATAACGGTAGCCCAATCGGCTGACAAGCAGCATTGCATCTTGTATCGTCCGTGGCAGTCTTTCCCACGCCGTCTCAAGCCCCCCGTGCAGAATATGGGTCATGACTGTTCGACGGTTTGTGGTATATGTGGGCTCGTCCTGCACCTTCTGGCCCCAGACATAGCTGAGGGCCACATAAGGCTCGGGTGATCCATCCTCTTTCAAGGGCAGTGACTTGAGCTGCATGTCTGCCACATCGACAACCCCGAAATAGGATTGCTTGATGAGATTCCTGAACTCCCCATCGCTACCATGATTGTCTCGGCATAGCTCGTGGTCTTTCACACACAGGTCAATCCAACTCTTGATCAAGGCCTGTTTCTCCTTCCGATCCCCAAGACTCCGGCCTAAGAAATGATTGCCTTTCCGATACTTGGCGGAGGCGTCGGAATTAGGTTGCAGAGGGTCATGGGGCGCCACCAGCATCAAATAAACCTCCCGCCGGCTACCTGAGATCTCCCCCCAACTCAGTTTCATTCGGCGGGTCTTATTAACAAACCCTTTCCCACTTTTCTGGGGCGCTCTTCCGTGGACTTCCCAGGAAAGTGAGCAAGacgtatcatcatcaatgtTCTTCCCATACCGGTTAATTGCCCGGTATATCAGGTCGCAGAGTGGACAGGTTTGCCGTCGCTCCTTAAGCCTCTGTAAGGTACTGAAGTGCTCCCAGTTCCGACCTGACTTGACTCGGAACTTCCCCTCGGATTTTGTCGGCTGGTAGTGTTGAGCGGTGGACATATGGATCAGTGAAGGTCCTGCTTCGATTATGAATTTGTCGACTGTGAGCTCGAGGCCCCGGCATTGGTCACACAGCAAGGCCTATCCGGAATGTGAGCGTTGAACCGTGTGGCGCCATTGGGGACCCTATTACCGTCTGTTCGTCTTTGCCATCAGACACCAAAGTGGTACTGAAGGCATCTTCCGGCTCATAACA harbors:
- a CDS encoding HET domain-containing protein (COG:S;~EggNog:ENOG410PQE9;~InterPro:IPR010730;~PFAM:PF06985); translation: MAEECYEPEDAFSTTLVSDGKDEQTALLCDQCRGLELTVDKFIIEAGPSLIHMSTAQHYQPTKSEGKFRVKSGRNWEHFSTLQRLKERRQTCPLCDLIYRAINRYGKNIDDDTSCSLSWEVHGRAPQKSGKGFVNKTRRMKLSWGEISGSRREVYLMLVAPHDPLQPNSDASAKYRKGNHFLGRSLGDRKEKQALIKSWIDLCVKDHELCRDNHGSDGEFRNLIKQSYFGVVDVADMQLKSLPLKEDGSPEPYVALSYVWGQKVQDEPTYTTNRRTVMTHILHGGLETAWERLPRTIQDAMLLVSRLGYRYLWIDSLCIVQDSKSSWQLNASAMHLVYGNAQFTICAADGEDSSVGLRAVKPVLRTMRPVASPREAMASVFDPEDLNEVDSQPMNAECGPGVRLMVSRPLEAVIGDSIWSKRAWTFQERILSRRCLIFAEGRAYWQCREISISQDIHTDGRSKGLSLDPITSPLRTLQLLQSRPLWSYMSYVRMYSGRHLTNQRDALAAFRGVSWLLERYMNTTFVFGLPASHFDLALLWSLSEASSWRKPGRGSQIRQQTCTVDDQGNCTCRAEHDYLRGEEFPTWAWAGWIGARTEYQPGMLESCSGNIQEWLVSHTWIQWHVRDQKGRLQPLWDFISRDSKPRSDPAPQAKRDGLWGGYPAPCSLSSQSRHSEARNGSSRRRADYFEDTRQSRSSNLSQGDPSSSDSDSSRSSPSKGRDPSRRHPREDTSEGATGTESGSWGAYHSMSEKVSRGRRNGERHRNTHKYAYRTNKHYRLHNSKRTVPVGSDSSSNDPELNRQGKALHGDKLYHYAPRPPMHATINSQSLPRMDNYGRLISDSIPHDDTELAAIIPDSPFGVVRRKVGRKKKSSKTPRFMPILQFCTWRSELYVMARDPCKIPVAKGLGAGLRWCDIVDTEGDWCGSIVLDEESAAKRHGHMCTFIALSEAKGFTMDECPTWTYYIPKEREESEWDVYYVLLLERKEEHGLWERAGLGKAFQAAFRGDVWAEIKLG